In Streptomyces sp. SID8374, one genomic interval encodes:
- a CDS encoding response regulator transcription factor: protein MRVVLAEDLFLLRDGLVRMLEAYGFEIAAAVETGPELTKALAESEPDVAVVDVRLPPSHTDEGLQCALAARRARPGLPVLVLSQHVEQLYARELLADGNGGIGYLLKDRVFDADQFIDAVRRVAAGGTAMDPQVISQLLSRRSQDEPMGGLTPREREVMELVAQGRSNTAIAAQLVITERAIAKHTSNIFGKLGLPPSDDDNRRVLAVLAYLDRG, encoded by the coding sequence TTGCGTGTTGTCCTAGCCGAAGACCTCTTCCTGCTGCGCGACGGGCTGGTGCGCATGCTGGAGGCGTACGGGTTCGAGATCGCCGCAGCGGTGGAGACCGGGCCCGAACTGACCAAGGCGCTGGCCGAGTCGGAGCCGGACGTCGCGGTCGTCGACGTCCGGCTCCCACCGTCCCACACGGACGAGGGCCTGCAATGCGCCCTGGCCGCCCGGCGGGCGCGGCCGGGACTGCCGGTGCTGGTGCTCTCGCAGCACGTGGAGCAGCTGTACGCCCGGGAGTTGCTGGCCGACGGGAACGGGGGCATCGGCTATCTGCTCAAGGACCGGGTCTTCGACGCCGACCAGTTCATCGACGCCGTACGACGGGTGGCGGCGGGCGGCACAGCGATGGACCCGCAGGTGATCTCGCAGCTCCTGTCGCGCCGTTCGCAGGACGAGCCGATGGGCGGCCTCACCCCGCGCGAGCGGGAGGTGATGGAGCTGGTGGCCCAGGGCCGGTCCAACACGGCGATCGCCGCTCAGCTGGTGATCACGGAACGGGCGATCGCCAAGCACACGTCGAACATCTTCGGCAAGCTCGGCCTGCCGCCCTCGGACGACGACAACCGCCGTGTGCTGGCGGTGCTTGCTTATCTGGACCGGGGGTGA
- a CDS encoding metal-dependent hydrolase, which produces MSNTQPAAVASERTPLKARKVSFAWEKTPLHWVPGDPFTTHTINVLHLLLPAGERWFIHVYRQVLPYIHDEQLREDVIGFIGQEAVHSQAHDDVLPHLRELGLDPTPYTAQVDWFFEKLLGDRTLPPGRPSQWWLMERVAMIAAIEHYTAFLGDWILNAEALDRKGADPTMLDLLRWHGAEEVEHRSVAFEVFMHVDGGYRRRVRTWAAAFSALVFLWQRGTRFFMENDPSLLDGKASFKAFHTSGKEGTLPSTGAILRSIPSYLSRSYHPSQEGSTAQAVDYLAHSPAALAAEARTTGTS; this is translated from the coding sequence ATGTCTAACACGCAGCCAGCGGCGGTCGCGTCCGAGCGGACGCCCCTCAAGGCCCGCAAGGTCTCCTTCGCCTGGGAGAAGACCCCCTTGCACTGGGTGCCGGGCGACCCGTTCACCACGCACACCATCAACGTGCTCCACCTGCTGCTTCCGGCCGGGGAGCGGTGGTTCATCCATGTGTACCGGCAGGTCCTCCCGTACATCCATGACGAGCAACTCCGCGAGGACGTCATCGGGTTCATCGGGCAGGAGGCCGTGCACTCGCAGGCCCATGACGATGTGCTGCCGCATCTGCGGGAGTTGGGGCTGGACCCGACCCCGTACACCGCGCAGGTCGACTGGTTCTTCGAGAAGCTGCTCGGGGACCGGACGCTGCCGCCGGGGCGGCCGTCGCAGTGGTGGCTGATGGAGCGGGTGGCCATGATCGCGGCGATCGAGCACTACACGGCCTTCCTCGGCGACTGGATCCTCAACGCCGAGGCGCTGGACCGCAAGGGCGCCGATCCGACCATGCTGGACCTGCTGCGCTGGCACGGGGCGGAGGAGGTGGAGCACCGGTCGGTGGCGTTCGAGGTGTTCATGCATGTCGACGGCGGCTACCGCAGGCGGGTGCGGACGTGGGCGGCGGCCTTCTCGGCGCTGGTCTTCCTCTGGCAGCGCGGGACCCGGTTCTTCATGGAGAACGATCCGAGTCTGCTGGACGGCAAGGCCTCGTTCAAGGCGTTCCACACCAGCGGGAAGGAAGGGACGCTGCCCAGCACCGGCGCGATCCTGCGGTCCATACCCAGCTACCTCAGCCGCTCGTACCACCCCTCCCAGGAGGGCAGCACGGCCCAGGCCGTCGACTACCTCGCCCACTCGCCCGCGGCGCTCGCCGCCGAGGCCCGTACGACGGGAACGTCCTGA
- a CDS encoding TetR/AcrR family transcriptional regulator codes for MTTGVRRRMGVDERRQQLIGVALDLFSRRSPEDVSIDEIAAAAGISRPLVYHYFPGKQSLYEAALRRAADELAARFLEPPEGPLGARLLRVMGRFFDFVDEHGPGFSALMRGGPAVGSSTANAMIDGVRQAAYEQIITHLGVEDPPARLELVVRSWVSLAESTALIWLDGRRIPREELEIQLVHDFAALAAVSAAYDQEMAGIVLRVLSQEPTEGPFGDLLARLSALAPAVPAVPAQRLPRDESP; via the coding sequence ATGACGACCGGGGTACGGCGCAGGATGGGCGTCGACGAGCGCAGGCAGCAACTGATCGGCGTCGCGCTGGACTTGTTCAGCCGGCGCTCCCCCGAGGATGTGTCGATCGACGAGATCGCCGCCGCCGCGGGCATCTCACGGCCGCTGGTCTACCACTACTTCCCGGGGAAGCAGAGCCTGTACGAGGCGGCGCTGCGCCGGGCGGCCGACGAGCTGGCCGCCCGTTTCCTGGAGCCGCCCGAAGGGCCGCTGGGTGCAAGGCTGTTGCGGGTGATGGGGCGGTTCTTCGACTTCGTCGACGAGCACGGGCCGGGCTTCTCGGCGCTGATGCGCGGCGGTCCGGCCGTCGGCTCGTCCACGGCCAACGCCATGATCGACGGGGTGCGGCAGGCCGCGTACGAGCAGATCATCACGCATCTGGGGGTGGAAGACCCGCCCGCCCGGCTGGAGTTGGTGGTCCGCTCCTGGGTCTCGCTGGCCGAGTCGACCGCCCTGATCTGGCTGGACGGGCGGCGCATCCCGCGCGAGGAGCTGGAGATCCAGCTCGTCCACGACTTCGCCGCGCTGGCGGCCGTCAGCGCCGCGTACGACCAGGAGATGGCGGGCATCGTGCTGCGGGTGCTCTCCCAGGAGCCTACGGAAGGGCCGTTCGGGGACCTGCTGGCCCGGCTCTCCGCCCTCGCCCCCGCCGTACCGGCCGTCCCGGCACAGCGGCTGCCACGGGACGAAAGCCCCTGA
- a CDS encoding class I SAM-dependent methyltransferase: MTTNSARARSFDAVAASYAAHRPSYPPALLDAVEELSGRPLAGARVADVGAGTGIATALLDGRGARVTAVEPGDGMAGQLRRGLPHVPVVRGDGNRLPLRTGSLDLITYAQSWHWTDPARSVPEARRVLRPGGALALWWNDSDPRVAWIGDQKRRVLDAFGEGQEDQHVAAYDPDARLRAELPAGVDFRTRQVEWSREVSLDVHLANLASHSIFLVADRAVAEPVLERERELLAAAFPGGTVREAYVTSLAVTRT; the protein is encoded by the coding sequence ATGACGACGAACTCAGCCCGCGCCCGCTCGTTCGACGCGGTGGCCGCCTCCTATGCCGCCCACCGGCCCTCCTACCCGCCCGCCCTGCTGGACGCGGTCGAGGAGCTCTCCGGCCGCCCCCTGGCCGGAGCCCGGGTCGCGGACGTGGGGGCCGGGACCGGGATCGCCACCGCCCTGCTGGACGGCCGGGGCGCCAGGGTCACGGCGGTGGAGCCCGGTGACGGAATGGCCGGGCAGCTCCGCCGGGGGCTGCCGCACGTGCCCGTGGTGCGGGGTGACGGCAATCGACTCCCGCTGCGGACCGGGTCGCTGGACCTGATCACGTACGCCCAGTCCTGGCACTGGACCGACCCCGCCCGCTCGGTCCCCGAGGCGCGTCGCGTGCTGCGGCCGGGCGGGGCGCTCGCCCTGTGGTGGAACGACTCCGACCCGCGCGTGGCGTGGATCGGCGACCAGAAGCGACGGGTGCTGGACGCCTTCGGCGAGGGGCAGGAGGACCAGCACGTGGCGGCGTACGACCCCGACGCCCGGCTTCGGGCCGAGCTCCCCGCCGGGGTCGACTTCCGCACCCGGCAGGTGGAGTGGAGCCGGGAGGTGTCCCTCGACGTCCACCTCGCCAACCTCGCCAGCCATTCCATCTTCCTGGTCGCGGACCGGGCGGTGGCGGAGCCTGTGTTGGAGCGGGAACGCGAGCTTCTGGCTGCCGCGTTCCCCGGCGGCACGGTCCGGGAGGCCTATGTGACGAGCCTGGCCGTCACCCGTACCTGA
- a CDS encoding DUF1996 domain-containing protein: MRRTARTPRTSRKKRSSLANRAIAASAALILGGGGLVAVNVYASAGEGPSGSAPDTRTQNAGRQMSTIDCPDAGNELPDVPERARPEVDRELAAMDTQITDAYRQFADRKEQISQDPGLAENAVLGPLRNKRTASLDRIGIAIGRVGERPQGIEGLAACSLRADDSASGNPGDTGGGGNGGNGDGGQDNGQGQDQGQNQGQGDDQGQGDNQGQGGNQGQGDGQQPGDGGQGPGQGQGGNGPEPSDFVDIQSVQPNVQRPRQRRGASRGTFTTDCGRNENGKFNPDNVIVAPGVSNGAHHMHDYIGNQANDAFASDDDLANGATTCRNQGDRSTYYWPVLRLQNGQNAADVNDDGGGKDQNVGEIQTPSQVTLKFVGSPVGRVTAMPRFLRIITGDAKAFTNGDANANASWSCTGFEDRQLKDKYPICPEGSQVVRTFAFQNCWDGQNTDSANHRTHVAFAQPNGRCPSGFRAVPQLVQRIVYDVPPGPGFAVDSFPEQLHKPITDHGDFINVFDKQLMKKMVRCINDGRRCR, translated from the coding sequence ATGCGACGCACAGCACGTACACCCCGTACGTCCCGCAAGAAACGCTCCAGCCTGGCCAACCGGGCCATAGCCGCCTCCGCCGCCCTGATCCTGGGCGGGGGCGGGCTGGTGGCGGTCAATGTCTACGCCTCTGCGGGGGAAGGGCCGTCCGGTTCGGCGCCCGACACCCGGACCCAGAACGCGGGTCGCCAGATGTCCACCATCGACTGTCCCGATGCCGGTAACGAACTGCCCGACGTGCCCGAGCGGGCACGCCCCGAGGTCGACCGCGAACTCGCCGCGATGGATACCCAGATCACCGATGCCTACCGCCAGTTCGCCGACCGGAAGGAGCAGATATCCCAGGATCCCGGGCTCGCCGAGAACGCCGTGCTCGGCCCGTTGCGGAACAAGCGGACGGCGAGTCTCGACCGCATCGGCATCGCGATCGGGCGCGTCGGAGAGCGGCCCCAGGGGATCGAAGGTCTCGCCGCGTGCAGCCTGCGCGCCGACGACAGCGCCTCCGGCAACCCGGGCGACACGGGCGGCGGCGGCAACGGCGGCAATGGCGACGGCGGCCAGGACAACGGCCAAGGGCAGGACCAGGGCCAGAATCAAGGCCAGGGCGATGACCAGGGCCAAGGCGACAACCAGGGCCAGGGTGGCAACCAAGGCCAAGGCGACGGCCAGCAACCGGGCGACGGCGGTCAGGGTCCAGGCCAGGGCCAGGGCGGCAACGGTCCCGAGCCGTCCGATTTTGTCGACATCCAGTCCGTCCAGCCCAATGTCCAGCGCCCCCGCCAGCGCCGCGGCGCCTCCCGGGGCACCTTCACCACCGACTGCGGCCGTAACGAGAACGGGAAGTTCAACCCGGACAACGTCATCGTCGCGCCCGGCGTGAGCAACGGCGCGCACCATATGCACGACTACATCGGCAACCAGGCCAACGACGCCTTCGCCAGCGACGACGATCTGGCGAACGGCGCCACCACCTGCCGCAACCAGGGCGACCGGTCGACCTATTACTGGCCCGTGCTGCGCCTCCAGAACGGGCAGAACGCGGCCGACGTGAACGACGACGGCGGCGGCAAGGACCAGAACGTCGGCGAGATCCAGACGCCGTCCCAGGTGACCCTGAAGTTCGTCGGCTCCCCCGTCGGCAGGGTCACGGCCATGCCGCGCTTCCTGCGGATCATCACCGGGGACGCGAAGGCGTTCACCAACGGCGACGCCAACGCCAACGCCTCCTGGAGCTGCACCGGCTTCGAGGACCGCCAGCTGAAGGACAAGTACCCGATCTGTCCCGAGGGCAGTCAGGTGGTGCGTACGTTCGCCTTCCAGAACTGCTGGGACGGGCAGAACACCGACAGTGCCAACCACCGCACCCATGTGGCGTTCGCGCAGCCCAACGGCCGTTGCCCGAGCGGGTTCCGGGCGGTGCCGCAGCTCGTCCAGCGGATCGTGTACGACGTGCCGCCGGGGCCGGGGTTCGCCGTCGACTCCTTCCCCGAGCAGCTCCACAAGCCGATCACCGACCACGGCGACTTCATCAACGTCTTCGACAAGCAGCTGATGAAGAAGATGGTGCGGTGCATCAACGACGGGCGCAGGTGCCGCTGA
- a CDS encoding PDR/VanB family oxidoreductase, whose amino-acid sequence MALPRLRTVALVAGTALLTRRALRRRIARSPLWPMPALAEPISGHSQRRATSIRRLLITERVAVADGVVQLRLEGAALPRWQPGAHLDLVLPSGLVRQYSLCGDPDDPGTYTVATRLVEGGRGGSREVHEQLQEGAEIEVRGPRNRFPLVEAEAYVFVAGGIGITPILPMLRSLAARGADWRLLYGGRSRASMPFLDEIEKLGAEGGRVTVVAQDEAGHPDTGAVLAGIAPGTAVYCCGPEPLMDAVTAALPEGCTLHLERFSPASADAVGAADSGAFEVELHRSGRTVQVAAGQSVLAAVREELPHVSYSCEQGFCGTCQQRVLEGEIDHRDELLTDDERADSMLICVSRCRGARLVLDL is encoded by the coding sequence ATGGCCCTGCCCCGTCTGCGCACCGTCGCCCTCGTCGCCGGTACCGCCCTGCTCACCCGGCGGGCGCTCCGCCGCCGGATCGCCCGGTCCCCGCTGTGGCCGATGCCCGCGCTGGCGGAGCCGATCTCCGGTCACTCGCAGCGGCGGGCGACCAGCATCCGGCGGCTGCTCATCACCGAGCGTGTCGCCGTCGCCGATGGCGTCGTACAACTACGGCTGGAGGGGGCCGCGTTGCCTCGCTGGCAGCCGGGGGCCCATCTGGATCTCGTGCTGCCCTCCGGGCTCGTGCGGCAGTACTCGCTCTGCGGTGATCCGGACGACCCGGGTACCTATACGGTCGCGACCCGGCTGGTGGAGGGCGGGCGGGGCGGGTCCCGTGAGGTGCACGAGCAGCTCCAGGAGGGGGCGGAGATCGAGGTGCGCGGGCCGCGCAACCGGTTCCCGCTGGTGGAGGCGGAAGCGTACGTCTTCGTCGCGGGCGGGATCGGGATCACCCCGATCCTGCCGATGCTGCGCTCGCTGGCCGCACGGGGGGCCGACTGGCGTCTGCTGTACGGGGGTCGGTCCCGGGCCTCGATGCCGTTCCTGGACGAGATCGAGAAGCTCGGCGCCGAGGGTGGGCGGGTGACCGTGGTCGCGCAGGACGAAGCGGGGCATCCGGACACCGGTGCAGTGCTGGCGGGCATCGCCCCTGGTACGGCCGTCTACTGCTGTGGCCCCGAGCCCCTCATGGACGCCGTCACCGCCGCGCTCCCCGAGGGCTGCACCCTGCATCTGGAGCGGTTCTCCCCGGCGAGCGCCGACGCGGTGGGCGCGGCGGACTCCGGTGCCTTCGAGGTGGAGCTGCACCGCAGCGGGCGGACCGTGCAGGTCGCCGCCGGGCAGTCGGTGCTGGCCGCCGTCCGTGAGGAGCTGCCCCATGTCTCGTACTCCTGCGAGCAGGGCTTCTGCGGGACCTGCCAACAGCGCGTCCTGGAAGGTGAGATCGACCACCGCGACGAGCTGCTGACCGACGACGAGCGCGCCGATTCGATGCTGATCTGCGTCTCGCGCTGCCGGGGAGCGCGGCTCGTCCTGGACCTGTAG
- a CDS encoding DUF2470 domain-containing protein, translated as MRPFSARATQPTRAERVRSILVVAHSMTVVSDGVQTEVRRLDGTGAMGHIHLHAPAEGGHAPAGQRVPARLEFTDIAPTPVRDRLRARVTVTGLLAAPYSTDTEASTCMEFGQAVLEDAEGRTFVTLEELERTETDPVAACEAGMLTHLVDDHSELVPLLLRLVRPHPDRGMVRAVPLAMDRYGVTLRLEYPRSHRDVRLPFPKPVTDIDQAGPQIHALLAAARRVSHRNGLPA; from the coding sequence ATGCGTCCTTTCAGCGCCCGTGCCACGCAGCCGACCCGCGCCGAGCGCGTCCGGTCGATCCTCGTCGTCGCCCACTCGATGACGGTGGTGAGCGACGGGGTGCAGACCGAAGTCCGCCGCCTGGACGGCACGGGGGCGATGGGCCACATCCACCTGCACGCCCCCGCCGAGGGCGGCCACGCCCCGGCCGGGCAGCGGGTCCCGGCGCGCCTGGAGTTCACGGACATCGCCCCCACTCCCGTACGCGACCGGCTCCGCGCCCGGGTCACGGTGACCGGTCTGCTGGCCGCCCCGTACAGCACGGACACCGAGGCCTCCACCTGCATGGAGTTCGGCCAGGCGGTCCTGGAGGACGCCGAGGGCCGTACGTTCGTCACGCTGGAGGAGCTGGAGCGGACGGAGACGGACCCGGTCGCCGCGTGCGAGGCGGGCATGCTGACGCACCTGGTCGACGACCACAGCGAACTCGTGCCCCTGCTGCTGCGCCTGGTCCGCCCGCACCCGGACCGGGGGATGGTGCGGGCCGTACCGCTGGCGATGGACCGCTACGGGGTGACGCTGCGCCTGGAGTACCCGCGCAGCCACCGGGACGTGCGGCTGCCGTTCCCCAAGCCGGTGACCGACATCGACCAGGCGGGCCCGCAGATCCACGCCCTGCTGGCCGCCGCCCGCCGCGTCTCCCACCGCAACGGCCTTCCGGCGTAG
- a CDS encoding MMPL family transporter, with protein MKRNRARHNLAARIGVWSTHHRKTAVLGWLLFVLLAAGIGGAAGMVEMSDAENGAGDSARAEQILQDAGLAKPAGELVMVSAPAPGDWKAAATALTDAVRATGEVQDLAAPLPSEDGKDALITFAMRGDARTAPDRVQPVLDAVAAVAKDHPGVEVHQFGEASAGKWLGDLLADDFRRAEFTAVPLALGILLVAFGAAVAALLPVGLALTACLAAFGLLSLASHQLHLFQTTYSVMFLMGFAVGVDYCLFYLRRERDERAAGRDAETALRIAAATSGRAVLVSGLTVMVAMGGMFLSGLLLFKGFALATIIVVFIAMLGSVTVLPALLSWLGDRVDAGRIPFLNRRARHTSPGSGRIVGRVLGPVLARPRLFAVAATVLLLGLAAPALGMKTETLGLEEQFGSDSQLSVAHRTITGSFPGGPAPALVVVEAADITAPDIGKAFAGFENVTVHRAANVAEIEVPLPDGTAGLTELRERRLPAAFDGTGARAYVTGETAGSVDFNDQLRRGIAPVFAFITAVTFLLMLFCFRSYVIAVTSIVLNLLSVAAAYGVMTAVFQRGWGASLIGSEGVGAIEAWMPLFVLVVLFGLSMDYHVFVVSRIREARGEGLDNRAAIATGIRRTAGAVTGAAAIMVAVFAVFGTLSMQDMQQMGVGLAVAVLLDATVVRMVLLPSVMLLLGERNWRTPKGLSRLPSLEGDEPAPRVDATPVRQKV; from the coding sequence ATGAAGCGCAACCGCGCGAGGCACAACCTCGCGGCACGCATCGGTGTGTGGAGCACACACCACCGCAAGACGGCCGTTCTCGGCTGGTTGCTCTTCGTCTTGCTCGCCGCGGGCATCGGCGGCGCGGCCGGCATGGTCGAGATGTCCGACGCGGAGAACGGGGCCGGCGACTCCGCCCGCGCCGAGCAGATCCTCCAGGACGCCGGTCTCGCCAAGCCCGCCGGCGAACTGGTCATGGTCTCCGCCCCCGCCCCCGGCGACTGGAAGGCGGCTGCCACAGCACTGACCGATGCCGTACGGGCGACCGGCGAGGTGCAGGACCTGGCCGCGCCCCTCCCCTCCGAGGACGGCAAGGACGCCCTGATCACCTTCGCGATGCGCGGCGACGCACGGACCGCCCCCGACCGGGTCCAGCCGGTGCTGGACGCCGTGGCGGCCGTGGCGAAGGACCACCCGGGCGTCGAGGTCCACCAGTTCGGCGAGGCCAGCGCGGGCAAGTGGCTGGGCGACCTGCTGGCCGACGACTTCCGGCGGGCCGAGTTCACCGCCGTACCGCTCGCCCTCGGCATCCTGCTCGTCGCCTTCGGCGCCGCCGTCGCCGCCCTCCTCCCGGTCGGCCTCGCCCTCACCGCGTGCCTGGCAGCCTTCGGCCTGCTCTCCCTCGCCAGCCACCAACTGCACCTGTTCCAGACGACGTACTCCGTGATGTTCCTGATGGGCTTCGCCGTCGGCGTCGACTACTGCCTCTTCTACCTGCGCCGCGAACGCGACGAGCGGGCGGCGGGCCGGGACGCCGAGACCGCCCTGCGGATCGCCGCCGCCACCAGCGGCCGGGCGGTGCTCGTCTCCGGGCTGACCGTGATGGTCGCGATGGGCGGCATGTTCCTCTCCGGGCTCCTGCTGTTCAAGGGCTTCGCCCTCGCCACGATCATCGTCGTCTTCATCGCCATGCTCGGCTCGGTGACCGTCCTGCCCGCGCTGCTCTCCTGGCTCGGCGACCGCGTCGACGCGGGCCGCATCCCGTTCCTCAACCGCCGCGCCCGCCACACCTCCCCGGGCAGCGGCCGCATCGTGGGCCGGGTCCTCGGCCCCGTCCTCGCCCGCCCCCGCCTCTTCGCCGTCGCCGCCACCGTCCTCCTCCTCGGCCTGGCCGCTCCCGCGCTCGGCATGAAGACCGAAACCCTGGGCCTGGAGGAGCAGTTCGGCTCCGACTCACAGCTCTCCGTCGCCCACCGCACCATCACCGGGAGCTTCCCCGGCGGCCCGGCCCCCGCCCTGGTCGTCGTCGAGGCGGCCGACATCACGGCCCCGGACATCGGCAAGGCCTTCGCGGGCTTCGAGAACGTCACCGTCCACCGCGCCGCCAACGTCGCCGAGATCGAGGTCCCCCTCCCGGACGGCACCGCCGGCCTCACCGAACTGCGCGAGCGGCGGCTGCCCGCCGCCTTCGACGGGACGGGAGCGCGGGCGTACGTCACCGGGGAGACCGCCGGGTCCGTCGACTTCAACGACCAGCTGCGGCGCGGCATCGCCCCGGTCTTCGCGTTCATCACCGCGGTGACGTTCCTGCTGATGCTGTTCTGCTTCCGGTCGTACGTCATCGCCGTCACCTCCATCGTCCTCAACCTGCTCTCCGTGGCCGCCGCCTACGGGGTGATGACCGCCGTCTTCCAGCGCGGCTGGGGCGCCTCGCTGATCGGTTCGGAGGGGGTCGGCGCGATCGAGGCGTGGATGCCGCTCTTCGTCCTGGTGGTCCTGTTCGGCCTCTCCATGGACTACCACGTGTTCGTGGTCTCCCGGATCCGTGAGGCCCGAGGCGAGGGCCTGGACAACCGGGCGGCGATCGCCACCGGCATCCGCCGCACGGCCGGGGCGGTCACCGGGGCGGCCGCGATCATGGTGGCGGTCTTCGCGGTGTTCGGGACGCTCTCCATGCAGGACATGCAGCAGATGGGCGTCGGCCTCGCCGTGGCGGTGCTGCTGGACGCCACCGTCGTGCGGATGGTGCTGCTGCCCTCCGTGATGCTGCTCCTCGGCGAGCGCAACTGGCGTACGCCGAAGGGCCTTTCCCGGCTGCCGAGCCTGGAGGGCGACGAGCCGGCCCCGCGCGTGGACGCCACCCCCGTACGTCAGAAGGTGTGA
- a CDS encoding winged helix-turn-helix domain-containing protein encodes MANTRTFSAASAATAASPAPAAANPTARSLSPNRHRLRAVDRDEVARLSDVADFLPPGATWLPAPQHTLPALPGQPPMIGYLVLVPADQQPALAGAVAASQQASQHTRQPDRQGRAPFGQQLAPEPVEEAPSPGPVRIDSTRRTASVDGVTLDLTYLEFELLAHLVAHPHRVHTRDQLVTTVWGYGHVGDGRTVDVHVARLRRKLGAEHRRSIQTVRRVGYKYTP; translated from the coding sequence ATGGCGAACACTCGTACTTTCTCCGCCGCTTCCGCTGCCACCGCAGCCTCCCCGGCGCCCGCTGCGGCCAACCCCACCGCCCGCTCCCTCTCCCCCAACCGGCACCGCCTGCGCGCCGTCGACCGTGACGAGGTCGCCCGGCTCTCCGACGTGGCCGACTTCCTGCCGCCGGGCGCGACCTGGCTGCCCGCTCCCCAGCACACGCTTCCCGCCCTGCCGGGCCAGCCGCCGATGATCGGTTACCTGGTGCTCGTCCCGGCCGACCAGCAGCCCGCGCTCGCCGGTGCGGTCGCCGCCTCCCAGCAGGCCTCCCAGCACACCCGCCAGCCCGACCGGCAGGGCCGCGCGCCCTTCGGCCAGCAGTTGGCGCCGGAGCCGGTCGAGGAGGCGCCGTCGCCCGGCCCGGTCCGGATCGACTCGACGCGGCGTACGGCCTCCGTCGACGGGGTCACCCTCGACCTCACGTACCTGGAGTTCGAGCTGCTGGCCCACCTGGTGGCGCACCCGCACCGGGTGCACACCCGCGACCAGCTGGTGACGACGGTGTGGGGGTACGGGCACGTGGGCGACGGGCGCACCGTCGACGTCCATGTCGCCCGGCTGCGCCGCAAGCTCGGTGCGGAGCACCGGCGTTCGATCCAGACGGTCCGCCGGGTGGGGTACAAGTACACGCCCTGA
- a CDS encoding sensor histidine kinase, giving the protein MNALATRVRPPMLAAGRGLVLSVYGLAVSIILFVLAVLSITFILLGIGVFTTPLVLEGVRRHANQRRLWAADWSGVRIPVPYRPFPPDLRRGVTGQVERTTLLLKDPATWRDLQWLLVDMTVGPVVAILAAALLIYPVEGLVLAAGLWRVFQDGSPYWYGFVPVDSQATGLAALALGAVVLAVGLKAAAPLLRLHFVIARPLLAPTPEQTLAQRVDRLTETRHEAVDTAASELRRIERDLHDGAQARLVAMGMNLGTIEALIEKDPAQAKKMLAMARESSAEALTELRDLVRGIHPPVLAERGLGDAVKALALRLPVATEVTVELPGRAEAAVESAAYFAVSEVLTNAVKHSGGDRIWVDLHHGDGMLRISVTDNGGGGARIGSGSGLSGVERRLGTFDGVLAVSSPAGGPTMVTMELPCVLS; this is encoded by the coding sequence ATGAACGCACTCGCGACACGGGTACGGCCGCCGATGCTGGCGGCGGGACGAGGGCTCGTCCTGTCGGTCTACGGGCTGGCGGTCTCCATCATCCTGTTCGTCCTCGCGGTGCTCTCGATCACCTTCATCCTGCTGGGCATCGGGGTGTTCACCACGCCGCTGGTGCTGGAGGGGGTGCGCCGCCACGCGAACCAGCGGCGGCTGTGGGCGGCCGACTGGTCCGGTGTACGGATTCCGGTCCCGTACCGCCCGTTCCCCCCGGACCTGCGCCGGGGGGTCACCGGGCAGGTGGAGCGGACCACGCTGCTGCTCAAGGACCCGGCGACCTGGCGGGACCTCCAGTGGCTGCTGGTCGACATGACGGTCGGCCCGGTCGTGGCGATACTCGCCGCCGCTCTGCTGATCTACCCGGTCGAGGGGCTGGTTCTGGCGGCGGGGCTGTGGCGCGTGTTCCAGGACGGCAGCCCGTACTGGTACGGGTTCGTGCCCGTGGACAGCCAGGCGACGGGGCTGGCCGCACTGGCGCTCGGGGCTGTGGTCCTCGCCGTCGGTCTGAAGGCCGCGGCGCCGCTGCTACGGCTGCACTTCGTGATCGCCCGCCCGCTGCTGGCGCCCACCCCGGAGCAGACGCTGGCGCAGCGCGTGGACCGGCTCACCGAGACCCGGCACGAGGCGGTGGACACCGCCGCCTCCGAGCTGCGGCGCATCGAGAGGGACCTGCACGACGGGGCGCAGGCGCGGCTGGTCGCGATGGGGATGAACCTGGGCACGATCGAGGCGCTCATCGAGAAGGACCCGGCGCAGGCGAAGAAGATGCTGGCGATGGCCCGGGAGTCGTCGGCGGAGGCGCTGACCGAGCTGCGCGACCTGGTCCGGGGCATCCACCCGCCGGTCCTCGCCGAGCGGGGGCTGGGCGACGCGGTCAAGGCGCTGGCCCTGCGGCTGCCGGTCGCCACGGAGGTGACGGTGGAGCTGCCGGGGCGGGCGGAGGCGGCGGTGGAGTCGGCGGCGTACTTCGCGGTGAGCGAGGTCCTGACCAATGCGGTGAAGCACTCCGGGGGCGACCGGATCTGGGTGGACCTGCACCACGGCGACGGGATGCTCCGGATCTCCGTGACGGACAACGGCGGGGGCGGTGCGCGGATCGGATCGGGCTCCGGGCTGAGCGGAGTCGAACGGCGGCTCGGTACATTCGACGGCGTCCTGGCCGTCAGCAGCCCCGCGGGCGGTCCCACCATGGTCACCATGGAGCTGCCTTGCGTGTTGTCCTAG